A single Gammaproteobacteria bacterium DNA region contains:
- a CDS encoding BolA family transcriptional regulator translates to MNRAEDRAQRIREQLEAAFETSVLEVQDDSHLHAGHAGAGGLGHFTVRLTATAFEGKSLLERHRMIYAALHELMQTDIHALRIHAQAPSDQRAPTKKGITT, encoded by the coding sequence ATGAACCGGGCTGAAGACCGCGCACAGCGAATACGGGAACAACTCGAAGCGGCCTTTGAAACCAGCGTCCTTGAGGTGCAAGACGACAGCCATTTACACGCTGGCCACGCCGGCGCCGGCGGGCTGGGCCATTTTACGGTACGGCTTACAGCCACCGCTTTCGAAGGAAAATCCCTGCTCGAGCGGCACCGCATGATCTACGCCGCCCTGCACGAACTCATGCAAACCGACATTCACGCACTCCGCATCCATGCGCAAGCGCCCTCGGACCAGAGGGCCCCAACCAAAAAGGGAATCACCACATGA
- a CDS encoding peptidylprolyl isomerase: protein MNSLSMRGALALVAFVACTALVQADESGEIVAVVNGEKITRQDVNMFAGAAAARGQRLTPEMAQQALIERELLVQDAYRKGLDKNPAVMAQLKEATHALLARAAVGQLLQSNPPSDAELRKLYNDKVASRSLTEYKARHILVPTEEEAKNVIAELDKGADFSELAKSKSTGPSGPKGGDLGWFSPAQMVKPFSDATQALKKGSYSKTPVKTQFGWHVIQLDDTRTVAPPSFEDTKDRLLEAAGQQRIGAYLEKLRQAATIETP, encoded by the coding sequence ATGAATTCATTGTCCATGCGCGGCGCCTTGGCCCTTGTCGCCTTTGTCGCCTGCACAGCTTTGGTCCAGGCGGATGAAAGCGGCGAAATCGTCGCCGTTGTCAATGGTGAAAAAATCACCCGCCAGGACGTCAATATGTTCGCCGGAGCGGCCGCGGCGCGGGGTCAGCGCCTGACGCCGGAAATGGCGCAGCAGGCGCTCATCGAGCGTGAACTGCTGGTGCAGGACGCCTACCGCAAAGGCCTGGACAAGAACCCCGCGGTAATGGCCCAACTCAAAGAAGCCACCCATGCTTTACTGGCCCGCGCCGCGGTGGGACAGTTGCTGCAAAGCAACCCGCCCAGCGATGCCGAGCTGCGTAAGCTGTACAACGACAAAGTCGCCTCTCGCTCGCTCACGGAATACAAAGCCCGCCACATTTTGGTCCCCACAGAAGAAGAGGCCAAAAACGTGATCGCGGAATTGGACAAGGGTGCTGATTTCAGCGAACTGGCCAAAAGCAAATCCACCGGGCCCTCCGGCCCCAAGGGGGGGGATCTGGGCTGGTTCAGCCCTGCGCAAATGGTCAAACCCTTTTCCGACGCCACCCAGGCCCTGAAAAAAGGCAGCTACAGCAAGACACCGGTGAAAACGCAGTTTGGCTGGCACGTGATTCAACTGGACGATACCCGCACTGTGGCACCGCCTTCCTTCGAGGACACCAAAGACCGCCTCCTGGAAGCTGCCGGCCAGCAACGCATCGGCGCTTATCTGGAAAAACTGCGCCAGGCCGCGACGATAGAAACCCCGTGA
- the mutL gene encoding DNA mismatch repair endonuclease MutL, which produces MPPKRIQVLPGQLANQIAAGEVVERPASVVKELLENSLDAGARCIEVDAEQGGIRLVRVRDDGRGIHRDDMIRALQRHATSKIASFDDLMAVASLGFRGEALPSIASVARFSLTSRFEGEERAWRISGSGGEVNGGPEPAAHPFGTTIEVRDLFFNTPARRRFLRTGRTEYQHLEEAVKRIALSRHDVQISLRHQGKAVYSLKPAPDRPGQERRVAALLGQAFMENAVHVDFSTGPLRLRGWIGLPGFARGQADMQYFYVNGRIVRDRLVSHAVRQAYQDVLYQGRHPVYLLYLDTPREDVDVNVHPTKHEVRFREGRTVHDFLFRGLTDALAQVQPGVSAYAAAPPSSPPAAQTGRTTAPYSSQSPMPLAVRDQMAAYTALHPAGKNVPQSTPATPRLEPEAADGQLPPLGYAIAQLHGIYILAQNAAGLVLVDMHAAHERIVYERLKQDREAGNVVSQSLLVPVSVALSPAESALAEEYSPTFAELGFDIARLGPTDWVVRQVPALLQNADPAQLLRDMIADLSTMGASRRVEEQSNAVLATVACHGAVRAHRQLTVPEMNALLRDMEGTERSGQCNHGRPTWVQLSMEELDRLFLRGR; this is translated from the coding sequence ATGCCTCCAAAACGCATACAAGTCCTCCCCGGGCAACTGGCCAATCAAATCGCCGCCGGCGAAGTGGTGGAACGTCCCGCCTCGGTGGTAAAAGAGTTGCTGGAGAACAGCCTGGACGCCGGTGCCCGCTGCATTGAAGTGGATGCGGAACAGGGCGGCATACGCTTGGTTCGGGTGCGGGACGACGGTCGCGGTATTCACCGGGATGACATGATCAGGGCGCTGCAACGACATGCCACCAGCAAGATTGCGAGTTTCGACGATCTGATGGCCGTGGCCAGTCTGGGTTTCAGGGGCGAAGCCCTGCCCAGCATCGCCTCGGTGGCGCGTTTCAGCCTGACCTCCCGGTTCGAAGGAGAAGAGAGGGCCTGGCGCATCAGTGGTTCGGGAGGTGAGGTGAACGGCGGACCTGAACCTGCGGCGCACCCGTTTGGCACCACCATCGAGGTTCGGGATCTGTTTTTCAACACGCCGGCCCGGCGCAGGTTTCTCCGCACCGGGCGCACCGAATATCAGCATCTCGAAGAAGCCGTCAAACGCATCGCCCTGAGCCGGCACGATGTGCAAATCAGTTTGCGTCATCAGGGCAAAGCCGTCTACAGCCTGAAGCCGGCGCCGGACCGGCCCGGGCAAGAGCGGCGGGTGGCAGCCTTGTTGGGCCAGGCGTTTATGGAAAACGCGGTGCACGTGGATTTTTCCACCGGGCCGCTCAGGCTGCGCGGCTGGATCGGCCTGCCCGGTTTTGCCCGCGGCCAGGCGGATATGCAATATTTTTACGTCAACGGCCGCATCGTGCGCGATCGTCTGGTGAGCCACGCTGTCCGCCAGGCTTATCAAGACGTGCTCTACCAGGGCCGTCATCCCGTTTATCTTTTGTATTTGGACACGCCGCGGGAAGACGTGGACGTGAATGTGCATCCGACCAAGCACGAGGTGCGTTTCCGCGAAGGCCGCACTGTGCACGATTTTCTGTTCCGGGGCCTGACAGACGCCTTGGCGCAGGTGCAACCCGGCGTGAGTGCGTACGCCGCTGCGCCCCCTTCTTCCCCCCCAGCCGCGCAAACCGGCCGGACCACCGCGCCGTATTCCTCACAAAGCCCCATGCCGTTGGCGGTGCGTGATCAGATGGCGGCCTATACCGCCCTGCATCCGGCGGGAAAAAATGTGCCACAGTCCACACCGGCCACTCCACGCCTGGAGCCGGAGGCGGCGGACGGACAGCTCCCGCCTTTGGGTTACGCCATCGCGCAATTGCACGGCATTTACATCCTCGCCCAGAACGCCGCCGGCCTGGTATTGGTCGACATGCACGCGGCCCACGAGCGCATTGTTTACGAGCGCTTAAAGCAGGACCGTGAGGCCGGCAATGTGGTGAGCCAGTCGTTGTTGGTGCCCGTCAGCGTGGCGTTAAGTCCGGCCGAGTCGGCGCTGGCGGAAGAATACAGCCCCACCTTTGCGGAACTGGGTTTCGATATCGCCCGCCTGGGGCCCACCGACTGGGTGGTGCGGCAAGTGCCCGCCCTGCTGCAAAACGCTGACCCTGCCCAGCTCCTGCGCGACATGATTGCCGATTTGAGCACCATGGGTGCCAGCCGCCGCGTGGAAGAACAAAGCAATGCGGTATTGGCGACAGTGGCGTGTCACGGTGCCGTGCGCGCCCACCGGCAGTTGACGGTTCCGGAAATGAATGCCTTGCTCCGCGACATGGAAGGCACCGAACGCAGCGGCCAATGCAATCATGGCCGGCCGACCTGGGTGCAGCTGAGCATGGAAGAACTGGACCGCCTGTTTTTGCGGGGCCGCTGA